CCCATTAACTGCAAAATATTCTTGAGTTTCTGTTGGTTTTAACCTAGCACTCAAACTTGGTCCCTCAGTGTTTAAAGCTGCAGCAGCAGCTGGAGCCAAGCCATTTCCTCTCAAAGAAGATGCCATTTCAAACATTTTCTGAAGCTCTTCCGATGGCATCTTACTCATCATATCACTTGCTGTTTTAAGCATGTCTGGCGTCACATTTGGAGGAACTGCACCTGGTCTGAAGCCATTAAAACCGCTATCTGAAGATCCTGCAGTAAGAGGATTCTCCCCCTGGAACGAGGAAGCCATTTGAAGCATTTTTTGAAGCTCTTCGGGTGGCATCTTCCCGATCATATTTGATGCCGTCTTAAACATCTCAGGAGATACCTCTCCAGCTTTTGCACCACTTAAAGCAGCCAAAGTTTCAGGATTGGCATTAGATATGAAATTTTGGAATGACCTACAATCAGACACAAGGAAAAatggaaaatcaaaacaaattgacaACCAAGATTAATGTCTAACTTTATGGTTAATTGACAGCAAAAGAAGACTAcccttttttaagaaaacaaactcCAGACTTGAAGTGTTAGAAAGACGGAGATATCAGCTATGTTGAccttgttttgttatttcattaattgaaagaaattgggCATGCTTTCATAAGTTTGCCCCAACTCCatgtcatataaaaaaaaattgccattACAGTATCAACCCCAAAATCAGAGAAATTTTAGGAAACTATATTATGGCAGCAATTATGTTGCAGGAGACTGCAATTAACATTCCATGTAAATCCACCATCGCAGCAATACAATTCAGATAACTTACTCTAATGAAAAAGAAGGGGGAATTAACAAAAGACGATCCCCAAGGGGAATGAAAATCCATAATATCTCAGCtatacaggttttttttttttttaaagctggTCTGTTGAGAACCCAATACTAGAgtcaaacaataaatatataaaaatcaagcaatttTTAGATGGATTAAAAATTACCTCATAGCTTCTGGGTCATCTTTCAAAGCCTCCAGAGGCTCTGGATTAGATGTTGAACTCCCACTACGAGCTTCCCTTCCACTTTTGGATGTATCAACGCTTTCCCTTGCTGATGAACTCTTAAGGTTTTCAGAGACAGTCTCAGCTTCTTCagttatttcttcaattatcaCTCCTGTCAAACAAGTAGAAATCAGTTGTCAATTGAGAACTTTAAAATGGAACATTCAACTTGTAGGCGTTCGAGAGAGCtgagggaaaaaaagaggaaaataacaTACCTCTTGGTGCATGATAGCCACCTTCTTGAGCCAATCTTTCCTCAGCATTCCTGTATCAACAATTAACTTTACAATCAACATCACATATTAAACACTAGTGCCTTTATTTACAATTCCGTTGGAAATTTTATCACATTATATACAATATAGAGGAAGGTCAGAAGATATGAAACTTCCTAAATATCAATCAGATGACAAGAAACTTAACAGTAGACTGCTGAGgaaaaacaaatgagaaaataaaagggcTAAAGCTAAAAACTCAACAAGCAAATGACTCCCATACTCTTTAACAAGACATAAATCATAGTGGAAGAAAATATCAAACTGTACAACTTCCGGCCCAGAGAATGGTCTAAGAGTTTCAGATGAATCCATACCTTAAAATGTCTGCAATAGTTTCATCATCAGGGGAAACTTCATGTGCTTTCCTCAAATCAGAGACAGCAACCTAACATGTATCAATAAGCCATTAGATATCTTATCAAACACGAACAGACAGCACAATGCAGCAACCACTGCTGACAATTGCAAGATCTGCACAAATGAACTTACTTCCAGTTGGCCTAGTTCCCTGTAGGCTTGACCCCTTCTATAAAGGGCTTTAGCATTTTTGGCATCATAACCCAAAACCTGAAGTGATATAACAATCCAATCAGAAAGAAGCAAGCAACGCacgcacacaaaaaaaaaaaattaaaagcaaaggAACAAACCCTCTTCATACcaccaatatatttttattactactactactacatCAGTTCTCTGAGTAAACTGAATTTTCTTAGTGGATTGTCATACCTCCGAGCCCTCTTTTATGCATTCATCGTATTGCTTTGTTTTCAAGTAACAAGACATTAAATTAAGAGAGCATGCCAACAAAAGTGTTCTGCCTTTGGAAGATGGAATCCCTTTAAGATTTTGCTTTGCCTGAGAAATACGGGGAGGAAAATAATTTCATCAGTTTCAAAATGCAAAAGGTACACCAACAGGAAGAACtaatacttgtatatataaaaaagtgatAAAGATAAAGATGCAGCGCTTACAAGCAAATATTTCTGCGAAGCATCTTTGAACTTTCCTTGGCTATGCAGCTCATTACCCTGCCAAGGTAGGATTCAAATACACAAGTCAAATAAACACAAAAGCAGTGACTACAATTACAAAATCTAGCACTAATTACCCTTCAGCATTTAAACTACTAAGTACATTCACCACTAACCACTACATGAATAAAACGCAATAGGCACATAATGAAAGCTCACAAACAGAAAATCATCTAATTTAAGATTTGTATTTACCTGTTTCTTCAACATCTGAGCTGCATTCATTTCATATGTGGCCTGTGCATCAGCACGGGCATGCATGGCAGCAATCTCTTCTGGTGATGCATTGATCATTTTCTCACCAATCTCTGCCATCTCTTCAGGGCGTGTATGCTTTAACTGCTCTGCTGCCTGTTTCAAGTCCTCAGGCCTCATGTTTCTCATGCCTTCCGATGCCATTTTCACCAACTCAGGATTAGACATTACCTGCAACACCAACCAACACACCAcaacaatcaaaatcaatacAATCACAATCTGACCAAACCATGGATGTAAACAACACCAGATAAACTGACAACCAGTTTCTACCGATAGTCAATTCAGATAAACACGACGCAACATTACAATATATTCATCTTAAGTGCTTAACGAGCCATTAATGATtgttcttttcccttttctctttctaaGTTTCTGATTTGTGCAGGACTAAAGGTACCCAAATCAATTAGATTCATCCACAATcttaaagaattattattatgaaaaggAACTCGGGTGCACACACTTCGTCAGATAAACCTCGGACCAACACACGACCACAAAATCTCAAAGAATTAAACTTGCAGTTTCTAAAATCTCCACCGATTCGAACAAAAAATAAGGGAAACAGGACAGCCCATTatttaaattcaacaaaaaacacacaaaaaagctaggtttaaccataaaaaacaaaaaatcaacagCCAAAATTCAAACTTTCCATTCTAAAcgataatcaaatcaaaattcacaaagaaaaaacagttTCTCCCAAAATTGAACTGAACTACACATGaattgattcaattaaaaacaaacccacatcaaaattattataaaaaaacaaaaacaaacgagCAGAAGCAAACCTGTTGCTGGATCCTGGCGAAATCGGCGGGTGTCATGCGACTCATCTGTTCCTGAGCGATTTTTATTAACTCGGGATCCATCATTCCGTTAAACATCTTTAACTCTCTCTGTCAACTAATTGTTAAACAGATCAAAAAGAATTGGTGAACTAAAAGTagaagtataaaaatataaaattgaacagGAGAGGAAGCTTTTTTACGGAAACTGTTCTTCAGAGATAGAAAGGATTTTGCAAATCTTAGTAAAAACAAGGAGAGAGAAACATAAGTAGTTAATGGATTccgttgtgtttttttttttttttttttaatatgtatatgtgtgtgtgttttggaAAGGCAAAACTTTTTCGGTCGCCCACCAAAGCTGAACTGCGATTGAAAATGAGTTGAATTTGAATAGATGAGTTGCCAAAATTTAATGGGATAGATACAAATCAGTCCCCCACTTATATACGCATGAACTAATAAGTCCCCAGTCTTTAATATCTTGTTAATTTCTccccaaattttattttgttgaacttGATTATTTGTATCTCAGCTTTAATTGGTCACAAAAAATTAGGTATAAAACTCAACATAGTATATATGCCATCTATATGAtattggtctcattgtatggatTGAGATATGATTAGTATCtataattgatatattatttgttaaaaaatattatatttgctacatttttttcacttttttttgtaattaaataaatttattgcatATTATATAATAAGATACTAAGATTTACCTagtagaatttaaaataaattatttcaattaaattgattgtATATCATTCTTTTCATCTAATCAAGAGAAACAATgagaattttaaacaaatattctaACAATTCatctttataataattttttgctaataattatatttcttttgaaGATACTTTACACACATCTTTATTTATATACAAtcacaatatttataattacatgtgtaattaaaattaagagtgacaaagtaaatattaattaatttccagcTAATAGaataagaatgttttatttaaacttttccATGTCATATActctaggaaaaaaaatactatagtgtttcaaattaataaaagtaaGCTTAATAAATCCAATTTTCACGGTAAAGAAACTACGGGGAATGGGAGATGTGGGGATAAATTAGCAAGAATCTGAAGGTTAGGGactgatatttaatttaaatattcctTGGATACTGATTTGTAGTGActccaaattcaattaaaaagaaaccgAGCGGAAATAACAATCGAATATGCTTCGGTTCGTTGAAATTTACTCGTTCGTCCGTCCCTCTTTTCAAATCATTGACGATAGGCCTACTGTTGGCCCATTAAAAATGTTTGCAAGCTCAGAGTTGATCATCAAAACCAGGCTCCAGCCCTCTcctttttgtatataaaaaaacatttcatcactttttaaccattttaaaagtctgatttttttaatatttacttttatttattttatagttaatttggcattttaaaaatagatcaaagtttaaattttcattatttctaaaatattaatgttaatgatCCTGATAAATCTTAGACTTAAAAATTAGGTTCAAAACTTGCAAGTATGAAGTTGCACTGGAGAGCGAATGCCTGCTTTGTATCCTTGTCAACTTTGGGGCGTGCAGTCATGCTTGCAAATAGCTTTCTATCAAAATCCCATCTACCTAATGTCTCGATATCTCCTTCCTGCGTCAAGAAAATGGCGTATGGTAGATCAGACTCACCAGAGCAAGGAGCTTATGCGAAAAGAACGCAAGACTAGTTGTGGCTAAACCAAATCCTCTCATGAGATTGATGTGGCCACACATGACCCtccacaaaaaataacaaagcccAAGAATATCTGCAGGGCTATATATAGAAGCCAGACAGCATATTCGGAAAGATGGGAAAGCCCGCCTCTTTCTCGAGCATGTATTTGTAAGTCTTGACATGGCGGCTACAATAGGTTGCTTGGCCTCCAGATAATTTTAAGGAATGGAGAGGACCATTAGGTATGTATTGTGGATTTTGGACCATTTCTAAGATAGAACACCATTCAAACATCCAGGGAGCTCACCCTCCACCACTTCACAATTTGTTGGCTCTAGCTCATCCACTGGTGCAAAATTTCCTGCGAACACTTGATTTGGATCGACCGATGGATCGAGAGGAGGGTGATCAATGAATTTGGATATGGTGGTGCGAAGGCTTTTTTGGAAGGTTGAAATCAGAGAGGATAAAAGTAACGAAGGTGATAAGAttgctttcttttctaattCTCTGTTTGTGCTTTGTTCGAGGGAACAAAGTGCGGGCACCCATGCTTCTCGTCTGCGAGAAGGCCGGCCTATGGCAATTATGCTTCGGCTTGCTGGAACATTAATTACAAGTATTTCCTGACATTCTCTTGTAGAGTTTTGGATCagtgtatatatatgttggAGAAAGAACCCATTTCTTGCAACAAATTAAGGGCTCTAGAGATCAGAATAGCACTGCTAAGTGCTACTCAAGGGAATGTCAAGATTTAAAATAAGAGAATTGGCTCAGTTCTTGTATAGAATGGCAAATCATAAAATCACGGGGGAAACGCATGTACGAGCCTAACGAGCTTTCTGTCAGaaacaaatctaatttttaatttgattagctGAAATTATATAAGCACATTTTACCTGCCCACTTCTATAGTAGGTTAATTTGCTGTAACAAAATGAGTTTGTGATTATTTCGGATTTTTTTAGAATCATTACATCTACAAGGCCTACACCTTAAATAACCATGTTAGAAGTCCTATACAGAAATCATCCATTAAAGCTTCATTCCAAAAACAGGCAACCAAAAAGAACAGCTCTCAAGATGAAGAGCAAAACCTGGTAGACAAAACAGCATTGCATCCAAACACAAAAGATTCCTAGACATGTAAAGAAGCACAAACGAGCTTTTTGATGAAAAGATAGTTGGATCATACTGAGGTTTTGTTAACACACTCCACATACCCGGTTTTATAATAAGTCAGCTGGGTGTAACCAGTTGAGGTCGGGATCGTTTTGaaagtttcttaatttttatagttattttcgGATTCCTTTTCTAATTAgattctataattttaatttgacttgattttaattaaatagtttcggggtttattttttgaatagatGATTATTTAGTTCAGAGGGAGAACATGAGAGACTATACTTTCTTTACAATTTAGGGGGTGTGATCTTTAGAGTTTGAGAAATCCTTTCTATAAAATCCATCACTACTCATGTCTTCAATGTCAAATGTCTTTCACATGTCATCATTTAAGAGTATGGGCCAGACTAAACGATTGAACAAGGACTGTGCTTGCATGTAAAAGTCGGACCGGTGCTTGCCATTTTGCCCTCGATATTGAGGTGAATTTTTGTCATTGATCGAGCTGCTAAAGGACCAGTTAGGGATTGAAACTTAGTTGTTGCTGTTCCTCTTTgctatacaataaaaaagagtGTGATCTTTAGAGTTTGAGAAATCCTTTCTATAAAATCCATCACTACTCATGTCTTCAATGTCAAATGTCTTTCACATGTCATCATTTAAGAGTATGGGCCAGACTAAACGATTGAACAAGGACTGTGCTTGCATGTAAAAGTCGGACCGGTGCTTGCCATTTTGCCCTCGATATTGAGGTGAATTTTTGTCATTGATCGAGCTGCTAAAGGACCAGTTAGGGATTGAAACTTAGTTGTTGCTGTTCCTCTTTgctatacaataaaaaagagtGTGATCTTTAGAGTTTGAGAAATCCTTTCTATAAAATCCATCACTACTCATGTCTTCAATGTCAAATGTCTTTCACATGTCATCATTTAAGAGTATGGGCCAGACTAAACGATTGAACAAGGACTGTGCTTGCATGTAAAAGTCGGACCGGTGCTTGCCATTTTGCCCTCGATATTGAGGTGAATTTTTGTCATTGATCGAGCTGCTAAAGGACCAGTTAGGGATTGAAACTTAGTTGTTGTTGTTCCTCTTTgctatacaataaaaaagagtGGACAATTCTGACATATATACAGCAATATTACGACCCAGTCTATTATAAGGTGCTTAAGGAAATTCCAGGCTTTTGTGCATTCACACCTCATGAACTATATGATTATTTGTATCATTTGAGgaaaagaataagagaaaaatacagGGATCATATGAGTTTCAGAAATTAAACATTGCAAGAGCAAATTCTCACTCTTTGTTACCACCATAGAACTTGAGGACCTCCTTGACGTGGATGGATCGATGAACTATATATTAATGAATCTTTCCAAATTAATGCAACTAAGAAAATTAGTGACAGACTCAGGAAGCCAAGGAAATTAAAATCCTTAACTTGTGGGGCTTGTTTGctgttttatttagaaatatatagcACTCAATTGCTGTTATTCCCAACAAGAATTGCATCcggatttttttgttaaaaaatttgtgtttttataggAAAATGCAAGCACAAGGGACTCGGCCAGCAAACACACGATCACCAGCAGGACTCCAGGAGGTTTGATGAACAGAGCATCCATGATACTTATATAACAGTTAGCTCAGAAAAAACACCATGAAGCGTATCGATCAAGACCTGCCATGACCAGGTTACAGCATAACAAAATATGAACCAACGGACTAATTAACTAATCAAACCTAGGACATGTGTTTCACTCTGTCATTTGCTGCCTTTTAGTTGTGCTTTGTGTAATCTGCAGAGTTATCGGCTGCAATTTTAAGAATTCTGTCTTGGTAGGAATTTTGTTGCAAGGTTGGCTTGCCAATACGTGTGTTTTTGCTCCTAagcttaaattattaggtgaagctgtaaaaataaatgaaacactataatatttaatagttttattgaTGGAATTTTTTCATCGGCGTGGGATTACCATTCCATCGGTGAAAATTTTACCGATTAATTCATTGATGGAATACGTCCATTGGAATAAAGTTCGTCAGTAATTCCATCATCTGTCGCTAATTCTTtcggtaaaaataaaaataaaaaaccaatggTTTTACAAATGGAAAATgcacgccaaaaaaaaattccagctTCATTCTGTCGATATTTCCCTCGGGAAAATTgtcatataacaaaaaaaaataccgtatgcaattccgtcggtgattatttaaaaatatattttttaaaaaaatctatttaacaaaactagaaaataattaaattaatataaattaaaacttcATAACACTCAGAATTGAGt
This region of Populus trichocarpa isolate Nisqually-1 chromosome 9, P.trichocarpa_v4.1, whole genome shotgun sequence genomic DNA includes:
- the LOC7474918 gene encoding outer envelope protein 61; the encoded protein is MFNGMMDPELIKIAQEQMSRMTPADFARIQQQVMSNPELVKMASEGMRNMRPEDLKQAAEQLKHTRPEEMAEIGEKMINASPEEIAAMHARADAQATYEMNAAQMLKKQGNELHSQGKFKDASQKYLLAKQNLKGIPSSKGRTLLLACSLNLMSCYLKTKQYDECIKEGSEVLGYDAKNAKALYRRGQAYRELGQLEVAVSDLRKAHEVSPDDETIADILRNAEERLAQEGGYHAPRGVIIEEITEEAETVSENLKSSSARESVDTSKSGREARSGSSTSNPEPLEALKDDPEAMRSFQNFISNANPETLAALSGAKAGEVSPEMFKTASNMIGKMPPEELQKMLQMASSFQGENPLTAGSSDSGFNGFRPGAVPPNVTPDMLKTASDMMSKMPSEELQKMFEMASSLRGNGLAPAAAAALNTEGPSLSARLKPTETQEYFAVNGNNGISETSSSGDFLSSSRNAPPSSFPASTSDMQEQMRNQMKDPAMRQMFTSMMKNLSPEMMANMSEQFGIKLSQEDAAKAQQAMSSFSPEDLDKMMRWADRIQRGAEGAKKAKNWLLGRPGMILAICMLILAVILRWLGFIGR